The nucleotide sequence TTATCTATACCCAGTCCCGTTTCGGACAGCAGTTCCTGGGCTATTCACAAAGCTCTATGGGAGAACGGACGATGTACCTGGAGGCTAACCTGAACTATGACCGGGCCTTTGGTGCGCATCGTTTTGGTGGTATGATCTTATATAATATGCGCAACCGTCTGGTAAGTACGGCCGGGGATGTGATCGGCTCTATTCCTTACCGGAACCAGAGCCTGGCAGGGCGTGTCAATTATGGATATCTTGATAAATATCTTTTGGAAGTGAATGCCGGTTATACCGGGTCTGAGAATTTTGAACAGGGCCGGAAATTCGGTTTCTTTCCATCCGTCTCGGGGGGATGGGTGGTGTCAAAAGAAAAATTCTTTGAAGGATTGGGTAATACCTTCTCTCTTTTAAAATTGAGAGGCTCTTATGGCGTTGTAGGGAACGACAATATTTTCACCGGGTCACGTTTCCCTTATCTCACACAGATGGGAGGCGGGGGCAGCGCCGGCTTCGGTTTGAACGGCGGTGCTTTTAGCGGCATCACAGAGAATATTATCGGTATCGAAAACCTTACCTGGGAGCGTTCCTATAAAACCAATGTAGGTATCGAGATCGGCCTGTTCAACAAACTGAACATCATCGCCGATTATTTTGTCGACAACCGGAAAGATATCCTCGTGGAGCGGAAGACGGTCTCCTCCATTGCGGGTTATAGCGGGGCCCGGATCTTTGCCAACCTGGGGGAAGGCCGTAACAGCGGTATTGACGGCAATGTTGAATACAACGATCAGCTGGGTAAAGTCGGACTGCGGGTGTTCGGGAATTTTACCTATGCCGTCAATAAGATCCTGTTCCAGGATGAGCCGGCGCGGAAGTACGCCTACCAAAGCGGTACCGGTCACTCGTTTGGTGAGTTCAGCGGCTGGATCTCCGACGGGTTATTTATCGATCAGAATGATATCAGCAGCCGCCCGGTACAGCAGTTTGGGGTAGTGGCACCGGGGGATGTACGCTACCTGGATCTTAACGGGGATAAAGTAGTGGACGCCAATGACTGGACTTTTCTTGGAAAATCCTGGTTCCCGAAATGGTTGTATGGCGCAGGTTTTACGGTAAGCTATCACAATTTTGACCTGTCGGCACTTTTCCAGGGAATTGCCGATGTGGCGCTGATGGCGAACGGATCTGAAATTCGTGGCAATGGAGACGGGGTGGATGGTGTCGGTGTAATCCCTTTTTCCGGTCTGGGCCAGTATCCTAATAATACAATGAGCATTCTTAAAGACCGGTGGACAGCAGAGGATCCGAGACAGGATGCCTATTATCCCCGTCTGACCGTTGCAAGCCTGTCGGATAACAACTATCTCAACAGTTCCCGCTGGTTAAAGAACGGTGCGTACCTGCGGCTGAAGCAGGCCTCACTGGGGTATAATCTGACTGCTGAAAAATTGAAACGTTATGGCTTCAGCGCATTATATTTCTACCTGTCAGGGCAAAACCTGCTTACCTTTTCCAGGTTCAAATTATGGGATCCGGAGCTGGGCTCCAATGGCGCAAAATACCCCATTACACGTATGGGTACGTTCGGGATCAGGGCCCAGTTTTAAATCAATCACCGCAAATTCAATGTAACATGAAAAGAGTTTTTATATACGGTATGCTGGTTTATGTTGTGGTTAGCCTCGCAGGGTGTGCCAAATACCTGGATAAACAACCGGATAACCTGCTTACTTCTGATATGATCTGGCAGAAACGGTCTACCGCAGAATCCTACCTGTACCAGGTATACAGCCATGTACAGCTGCAACCGGATGATTACACTACACTGGGCGCCAGCGATGAAACGGCTTGCAGCCTGGCCGGATTAAATGTGCGTAAGATGAATGCAGGTAACTGGAGCGCACAGAGCTATTACTGGAATTACTGGCCCGATTATTACAGCGGCATCCGGCAGTCATTTGTATTTGAACAGAACATTGATAAAGTGCCGCCACAGGAATTGGGCGATGAGCTGAAGAACCAGTATAAAAGTGAAGTGCTCTTTTTAAGGGGATGGTTCTACTGGAGAATACTGCGGCAATATGGCCCCTTTGTGATCCTGCGGAACATACTGAGCTTAAACGAGGATTTTAGTAACTATACGCGTGCTCCTTTTGATTCCTGTCTGGCCGAGATCAACCGGCTGATGGATCGTGCAGCGGGCGGACTTCCCGCGAGCTGGGAGAGTTCTTCCAATTACGGGCGGCCTACCAAAGGAACCTGTCTGGCGGTAAAATCGCAGGCGGCATTGCTGGCTGCAAGTCCGCTGTGGAACGGTAATACCCTGTTTGCTTCGTTAAAGAACAATGATGGTACCCCACTGGCACCCGCCGGCTTTGATGCGGACAAATGGCGGGTTGCCGCTGCTGCTGCAAAGGCGGTGATCGATCTGAACACCTATAAGCTTTATGTAAACACCGATGACGGGGATGCGGTATTTGATCCGCTTGTTTCTTACAGGAATGTGTTTATTTCCAACTGGAACAGTGAGATCATCTTTTCCTCCAACCTGGCAGGGAATCCCTGGATCTGGGGCTGGGAAAAAAGATGTAACCCGGGTCCGGGAGGGATCAACATGCAGAATGCCACACAGAATATCGTGGATATCTTTTATATGCGCAACGGCAGAACGATCGATGATCCGGCATCGGGTTATGCAGAAGATGGGTTTGTACAAACCGATGATCCCGCAAAATGGGGACAGGCCCGGGATGGTATCAACCGGGGCTATATTGCCGGTAACAGTAACATGTATGTAAACCGTGAAGCACGGTTCTACGCAGCCATTCAGTACAACGGGAAGCCTGTGATCTCGGCGCCGACATCAGACGACCGGAATTATTTTTCCTCTGATCCGAATAAGGATGGAAGAGGCCGCGCAGAATTTTACTACAATGGAAAGTCGGGCACACTGGCTACCAATACGGGGGATATTACCGGTTATCTTGTGCAGAAAGGAGCAAACCCCGCGTCTAACATACGGAACGATCAGGCGCAGTACCGCCCCTATATCCATCTTCGCTACGCAGAAATATTACTCAATTACATTGAAGCGCTGAATGAATATGATCCCGGTAATCCGGATGTGCTCAGGTACCTGAATGCGGTCCGCTCCAGGGGCGGGCTCCCTGCTTTTGAAACGGTGTATCCCAATCTGGTGGGAAACACTGCAGAGATGCGAAAGGTGATCCTCCGGGAACGGCAGATCGAATTATGTTTTGAAGGCGACCGTTATTTTACACTGACCCGCCGGATGATGATGGGCGATACAAAGAACCGGGCCATTTATCGCATGAATGTAATGGCCAACGACAATGGCCAGGGATTTTCCTTTGCCGGGTTTTATACCCGGAACCTGCTGGAAACCCGCTTCTGGGCAGACCGCATGTACCTGTTCCCGATTGCGCAGGACGATATGGACAAGAGCAGGGGGCTGGTACAAAACCCGGGATGGTAATGCGTCTTAAAACCCATTGATCATTGCTTAATTAATTTGTATGAGAAAGAAATGGATCCTATATGTTATAGCAGGGTACCTGTTGACCGGGCTGCTGTATGCCTGCAAAAAAGATAAAAATGCCGGTCCTTCCGGTCCGGTAAGTATTGAACGTTTTACACCCGAGCAGGGAGGAGGACGAACCGAGCTGCTGATCACGGGTACCGGTTTTTCTTCGGATACGGCACAGCTATCCGTTACGATCAACGGGCGGCCTTTAAAAATTATCGGGGCCAATGAACGCCAGATCATGGCTATTGTTCCCAAAAAAATAGGATCGGGGCCGGTCGTGATAACCGTGAACGGACAAAGCGCTACCAGCACTGCTTCGTTTACGTACCAGTTCAACCGTATTGTAACCACATTCGCAGGCAGTGGCGTATATGGTTTTGCTAACGGAAAAGGAGCCGATGCTCAGTTTTATTTCTCGGATCCTGCAAACGCCTGGTACCGGAGTATGGGCGTGGTGGCAGACCGGGCGTTGAATGTATATGTGGCGGATCCCGGCAATCATTGTATCCGCAAGATCGATTCATCCGGTAATGTAACCTTGTTCGCCGGTGCGCCGGGTGTATCGGGTTATGCGGATGGAAAAGGAAATACAGCGCGCTTTTCCCTGCCTTATGGCCTGGCGCTGGATGCCGACGATAACCTGTACTGCGTGGATCCGGGAAACTGGGACATCCGCAAGATCACACCCGACGGAACGGCCACCACGCTTGGATTTGCACCGGGCGCGCCCTGGGGGATCGCCGTTAACAAGACTACCGGTATCATTTATTATACCTGTACCGATGCCGGCAGTATCCACAGCTTGCCGGTAGCTGGCGGCGGCAGCGCAACGGTGGCGGAAGGACTATCCTATCCTGCCGGGATTGCCGCCGATAAGAGCGGGAACCTGTATGTGTCGGTCAGCGGGGAACATGTGATCCGGAAACTGGCCGCCGGTACCTGGGCTTCTTCCATCATAGCAGGAACAAAGGATGTGGCAGGTTATGCGAACGGAGCCGGGGATAAAGCAAAATTCTCCTATCCGTGGGGACTGGCGATCGATGCCGACGGAAACCTTTATGTGGGAACAAATGGTACCTGGAACGGGGATCCTTCAGTGGGTGACCAGTCCGTGCGGATGATAAAGGCCGGCACCTGGGAGGTAGATCCCTTTGCCGGCGGTAATGTATCCGGCTTTATGAACGCAATCGGCACGGGTGCCAAATTCTCGGCTCCCATTGGGGTGGGCGTGGATAAATACGGAACCGTTTATGTGCTGGACAAGAACAATAATGTGGTACGGAAAATTGTTTCTGAATAAGTGAGCTGTCAGCAATCAGCTTTCAGCTGTCAGAGATGGGAAATAAGCTGATTGCAATAAAAAAAGCCGGCGATCGGTCGCCGGCTTTTTTTATTTGAAAAGAAATTACCGCATGAACAGCAACTCCCTGTATTTCGGCAGGTACCATTCTTTATCGTCCACCAGCAATTCCAGTTTGTCTACGTGGTAGCGGATCTGATCAAAGAATTTTGCTTTAACCTGGCTTTCGTATGCAATAGCTTTTGTGCGTGTGTCTTCAATTGCATTGCATATTTTACGCGCTTCGATCATTTGCTCAACGAGGTCGCTGGCTTTATTGATGTGTTCGGAAATTTTATCAAGGATCTGTTTCTGATTGGCATACGCTTCTTCCGACAATCCCGCTTCTTTCAGTCCCCGGATGTTCTGGCTCAGCAGATTCTGATAACGGATGGAAGGAGGGAGGATAATGCTGGTAGCCATTTCTCCCATGATACGTCCTTCGATCTGAACTTTCTTAATGTATTTTTCCAGTTCGATCTCATGGCGCGCCTCCAATTCGGAATGGGAGTAAATGCCATTTTCAACAAACAGCTTTGTGTTTTTTTCATTCACCATCGCATCCAGTGCAATCGGTGTTGTCTTTAAGTTGGGCAGACCGCGTTTTTCGGCTTCTTTCTCCCATGCTTCGCTGTAGCCATCGCCTTCGAAAAGGATCTTTTCGCTGGAGATGATATACTCGCGGATGATCTGCATGATGGCGATCTCTTTTTTCTCGCCTTTTTCGATCAGGCTGTCCACCTCTTTCTTGAACTGTTTCAGCGTTTGTGCCATGATGGTATTCAACGTGGTCATGGGGTTGGCACAGTTGGTAGAAGAACCTACAGCGCGCAGTTCAAATTTGTTGCCCGTAAATGCGAACGGAGAGGTACGGTTCCGGTCGGTATTGTCCTGGAACAGTTCCGGAATGGTCTTGTGAATGTCCA is from Niabella beijingensis and encodes:
- a CDS encoding RagB/SusD family nutrient uptake outer membrane protein, whose product is MKRVFIYGMLVYVVVSLAGCAKYLDKQPDNLLTSDMIWQKRSTAESYLYQVYSHVQLQPDDYTTLGASDETACSLAGLNVRKMNAGNWSAQSYYWNYWPDYYSGIRQSFVFEQNIDKVPPQELGDELKNQYKSEVLFLRGWFYWRILRQYGPFVILRNILSLNEDFSNYTRAPFDSCLAEINRLMDRAAGGLPASWESSSNYGRPTKGTCLAVKSQAALLAASPLWNGNTLFASLKNNDGTPLAPAGFDADKWRVAAAAAKAVIDLNTYKLYVNTDDGDAVFDPLVSYRNVFISNWNSEIIFSSNLAGNPWIWGWEKRCNPGPGGINMQNATQNIVDIFYMRNGRTIDDPASGYAEDGFVQTDDPAKWGQARDGINRGYIAGNSNMYVNREARFYAAIQYNGKPVISAPTSDDRNYFSSDPNKDGRGRAEFYYNGKSGTLATNTGDITGYLVQKGANPASNIRNDQAQYRPYIHLRYAEILLNYIEALNEYDPGNPDVLRYLNAVRSRGGLPAFETVYPNLVGNTAEMRKVILRERQIELCFEGDRYFTLTRRMMMGDTKNRAIYRMNVMANDNGQGFSFAGFYTRNLLETRFWADRMYLFPIAQDDMDKSRGLVQNPGW
- a CDS encoding IPT/TIG domain-containing protein gives rise to the protein MRKKWILYVIAGYLLTGLLYACKKDKNAGPSGPVSIERFTPEQGGGRTELLITGTGFSSDTAQLSVTINGRPLKIIGANERQIMAIVPKKIGSGPVVITVNGQSATSTASFTYQFNRIVTTFAGSGVYGFANGKGADAQFYFSDPANAWYRSMGVVADRALNVYVADPGNHCIRKIDSSGNVTLFAGAPGVSGYADGKGNTARFSLPYGLALDADDNLYCVDPGNWDIRKITPDGTATTLGFAPGAPWGIAVNKTTGIIYYTCTDAGSIHSLPVAGGGSATVAEGLSYPAGIAADKSGNLYVSVSGEHVIRKLAAGTWASSIIAGTKDVAGYANGAGDKAKFSYPWGLAIDADGNLYVGTNGTWNGDPSVGDQSVRMIKAGTWEVDPFAGGNVSGFMNAIGTGAKFSAPIGVGVDKYGTVYVLDKNNNVVRKIVSE